CGCCGGCACTATATCCAGCTTCTCCGATACCTCCTCACCTATCCGGCTCAGCCGACTGCCGCAACCACATTGTTTCTCCTCTTCTCTGAGATCATGGATTATCTCTTCCCGCGGCAGTTCCTTTGGTAGTGGTTTGCGACCGGTCTTACGCGTATGCGCAGGAATGCTTATCTCTTTCTCTCTTACCTCTTCCTCTACTTCCTCGGCCTCGTCAAATAATGAACCCTGCTCTCCGTTAGCCTCTTCCCTCTTCTCCGTCTTGCGACCATACAGCAGGTCCTTTAACAGACGCACCTGCTCTTGAAGCAGGCTTACCTCCGTGTTGAAATTTACAATTATTTCCTTTAATACTTCGGGGTTATCAGGTAGGTTGGCTACGTCTGAATTCATGCTGTAATTATACCATAACTGCCTGTTTTATATGCATTTTAAATGCATATACCTGAATCAGTTTTGTAAATATTTGCCCTCAGATTACTCCCCTGTAACTCAGCCTGCCATGCCCCTTCATATTACTGACATCCAGTCCCTCCAACAGCCACATAAGTTCCCTCTGCTCCACTTCCATTACATCTTGCCTTGACTCCGGCCAGATAAACCTGTCCTTCTCCAACCGCTTCTGCCACAGACAGAATCCGTTCTGATCCCAGTACAGTATCTTTATCATGTTGCGCCTCTTATTTGAAAAGACGAACATATGCCCTGATAACGGATTTAACTCCATCTGGCTTTCCACCAGGATCGACAATCCGTTTATTGCCTTCCGCATATCCGTATTCCCTATCGCTATATACACTCTCAGCTTATCCCCATGCATCAGCATTGCACTTCCCTCAGTGTCCGCAGCACTTCCCCTAACACCTCCCGCTTAAACCCTTCCTTGATTTCTATTCGGTATTCATCTTTGCACAGCACTACTCCTGTTTGGCTTTCTGCAGGGATTTGGAGCGCTGGCTTTATCTGTATCGGTACAAATGAAACTGATGTTTTCTCCCTCAACTTCCTCTTCCAGTATGTAAATGATTTCGGGCTCAGTTTCTGCCGTCGGCAATACTCTGCCTGACTCATTCCCCCTCTGCTCCACTCCCGTATATGCCCCTTCCAGTATTCCTCTTTCTCTCCCTCTCTTGACCCTTTCTTTGCCACGACTCGCCTCCTTATTTTTGATTGGCTTATCATGGCATCTCTTACCTCTTCCTGGGAAGATGGGCTTTATTTGACGCTTACTGATAATCAAAGACATAATCAAAGTCCTGGCTGAAGGGCGGGTTCCCCTTGTTCTTACAGATCGCATTGAGCACCTGGAAGCGATTGCTTCCAAACTTAAAGGGTTAGCAAGAAATGTTATAGTTCTGAGGGGAGGTTTGGGAAAAAGGAAGTTGAAAAACCTGACTGAGCAGCTTATGGATATTCCTGAAGGAGAAGAACGACTGATTGTATCCACCGGACGTTATATAGGTGAGGGATTTGACTATGCCTGGCTGGACACTCTTTTTTTAACAATGCCTGTTTCATGGCGGGGAACAATCCAGCAGTATGCAGGCCGTCTCCATCGTCTCCATACCAATAAGAAGATAGTCCGGATTTACGATTATATCGATAGTCAGGTTCCCGTACTTCTTCGTATGTATAAAAGAAGACTTAAAGGCTACAAGGCTATAGGATACTCAATTCAGGAAAATACATTTTAGCTGACTGCTTTCATATCAAGAAGAAAGTTTTTCTCAAGTACATAGCTGAAGAAAAACCTTTTTTCACCAAAAAACATACAGAGAGCACTATATGAGTTGGCGATACTCTTTGATAAATAAAGCATTTTTGCGCATCTTCAGCGAACTATGTGTCAAGGATGCGGAGAAGATTCTGGAGGATATCATGTAATGGCTGACTTGAATTTCTCCAGCTTTTTCCGTTTTGTTTTCCCACTCGATCTGGCGAGCACCATTGCCGGCGGCATCGTTGGATTAGCCTTGGTTTATCTCGTTAAATGGCTCTGGCGTCCAAAGGTCAAAGAACTTGGTTTTAGAAAAGAGAAGGTTAACTTCGGTACTTTGCATAATTTTGGGTTTAAGATTAAAGGGAAAGAAGCTCCAGGCTTGTGCAGTTTAGAGATCGAATGGTGTGGCAATAAGGTTTTCGCCAAATGGGATGAGACATCAAATCCTCTTAAAGATGACAAGATAGATGAATTTGTTCCCGAACGTGTGCCACAAATATATTATCAGCCGATTTTTTTAAACGAGAGTATTACGTGCCGATTATTTTTGAGCCTGAGAATAGAGGCAGTAAAGAGGTGTTTAGCGGATGGTGGTTTGGAAAAAATAAAGGATATGGTCCTAACCCGGCCAGCAATAATAATACAAAAATTAGCCTTACACTCGTTGGCAATGGCCTGATTTGGAAAAAGGAATTCAATGTAAGCGAAATAGTTAATGATTAGAGAAAATAACAATAGAGGATGCTTCCATGGTGGACATAAGTTTCACACAAACTGAAGCGGATGCGCTGAATTAAGTAATGAGACAATTCCCAAAATACGATACCTCCGGCCTTGTCGAGGCCCACTACGAGCCTGGGTCGCGTTGCCGTGTCCTCAGAAACAAGCTTGGCATCAAACTCAGGCGGGAGATGGACAGGGCCGAAATCGATGCACTGGCACACGCCCTGAAAAAACTCGCTGGGATGTTTGGTCCGGAACACAGATTCACGGCCAACGACGTATGCAGCATCCATGGGGTATGGCTTGGTGATATATACGAATGGGCTGGCAAGTACCGGCAGGTCAATATCAGCAAGGGGGAATTCCTGTTTGCCGGCGCTGCACAGATTCCAAAGCTCATGAAAGACTTCGAGCGGGGAGTCCTCAAAGAGTTCACGCCATGCAATTTCAAGACCCTTGAGGAAGTGGCGAGAGCCATTGCCACGGTGCATGTAGAGCTTGTGCTAATCCATCCATTCAGAGAAGGCAATGGCAGGGCGGCCCGTCTGCTTGCAGACCTGATGGCTATGCAGGCGAATTATTATCCCCTTGATTACACAGGTATCAGCAAAGGCAAGCAGCGCAAAGCATACTTCAGGGCGGTGCAGGAGGGAATGAACAGGAACTATCGACCTATGATTGAGATTTTCGACCGCGTGGTTTCAAGGACTTTGAAGGAGGCTCAACAATGACGGCATTCATACCTTCTCCTATGTGGGCTACAGCCCAGTCCTTAGAAGGCTTTATATGCACCCCTTCTATGGCTGAAGAAGAGGTGACAGACGTGTATATGAACCTTTCGGCCTTCTCAGGGTCTTTAAATAGGGGGTTGGTTTCTAATAAGGACTTTCGCTTCATAATTTTATTATACCATAATATTATACCATAGTACCATGCGAATGAAGGGCAATATCAGTTGAGCAAACAGGCATTAACAGAAGATGCCCTTGAAAAAGTATGGGGACAGGCTATTTTTTGATGATTGTGAACACAACTGAAAAAGATTTATCTAACCCGTTACCCATTTCAGCTCAAGGCTGTTTTGGGTAACGGGAGCTGAGGGCTGGGTTGGTCTGAACACATCTTGCAAAGAAAAAAACTCAATTTTTTTCAGACAGGATTAACAGGATGTTTTAAGAAACCGGTTGATTATCTGACTCTGTATAAACGTTTGCTATTGCAGTAAGTTTTATGTAGATGTATGCCCTGTCAGCTCGTTCTTCTGGTGAATCAGTATTGTCCTGCATATATTTTACGTATCCGCATTTTGTCCGGATTCAAGCTCAAAACAGACCGTGACTATTTGTGAACAGGCTGTATTCGACAGAAACAAGGCCTCTGCGACAATATAATTAAATATTGCCATGAGTATCAAGGGATTCTGGAGATTCATGGATTGTATTTTTTTGTTGACAAAAATAGAATTATCGTATATTATTAAGCTATGTTGCAGAGACTATTCTCCTCAACTGTAAGGGCCGATATCCTGGCGTTGCTTTTGAATAACCCGAACGAGAAGTTCTATGTTCGGGAGATTGCAAATATCCTGCGGAAAAATCCATCCGGAGTCAAGAGAGAACTTGATAACCTTGAGAAGATGGGCATACTCGTCAGTGAGAGGGTTGCCAATCTGAGATATTTTCAGGCAAACACAAATTCCCCCTTTTTCCCCGAACTCAGAAATCTGATAACAAAATCACTTGGCCTGCCAGGTGCCCTGAAGTCTGTATTGCGGGCTTCCGGGGTCAAGGCTGCCTTTATTACCGGTCCCTATGCCGAGGGACTTGCAACTGATTCTATCGATCTTTTTGTTATAGGTGGTGGAGCTTCTTTAAAGGAGTCATTTGAGAACATTGAAAAAGAGTTTAAAGTGACGATTAACATCAGACAGGTTTCAGAGGCAGACTTCAGAAAGATGAAGAAGCAGATGACTGGGGAGATGAAAAAGATAACAAAAGGGAAAAAGATGATTCTCTTCGGAAGGATCTGATTTTATAAACCCCGTATTCGGGGAAGAAAGGGGGTGAAAAGGACGATGGCAACTGTAAAGAAGACGGTCAAAAAGAAGGCAGCTACTGCCAAGAAGACAGTCACAAAGAAGGCGGCCACTGCCAAGAAGACGGTTGCAAAGAAGGCGACCGTTGCCAAGAAGACGGTTGCAAAGAAGGCAACTACTGCCAAGAAGACGGTTGCAAAGAAGGCAACTACTGCCAAGAAGACGGTTACAAAGAAGGCGGCCACTGCCAAGAAGACGGTTGCAAAGAAGGCAACTACTGCCAAGAAGACGGTTGCAAAAAAGGCAGCTACTGCCAAGAAAACGGTTACAAAAAAGGCAGCTACCGCCAGGAAGAAGGTTATAAAGAAGGCAGCCGCTGCACTCAAGTAGAAACGTTCTATGGCTGGAGTGCTGTAAATTGCTCTCCAGCCTCCCTTTTTTTCTCGTGCTTTATCGCCTTCGAATAAGAGATGTCATGCTAAAGGAATCTCCCCTTGAAACATGCAGTGAAAATATTATAAAACACAAGGGCAGAAAGGTGCAAAATATTTCTTTTCAAGTATTGGAAGTTACAGGTCTGCCACGGACTTTTTCGATTGATGATTAACAAATTCTCAGCTGGCCCTGCGTTTTCTGCGGTTAAAAAAATCAGTGCTTGTGATTATCCAATTATAGATATCAAATTGTACATATCTAATTGTAAACGGCGGCGTAACACTGGCTGAGTTCGGTCTCATGGGAGACGAGTTCCCATGAATCCACTGAAGAGAGGAGTTTTCTGAGGAACCTTACATGTGAGGAATGACCGGCCCTGTCAGCAATTATATGCCCATGAATGGGATAGCCGATGAGAGAGAGGTCTCCTATCAGGTCGAGTATTTTATGCCTGACAAATTCATCGTCAAACCTCAATCCTGTTTCATTGAGTATCCCGTGATCGCCTATAACTATTGCATTGTCAAATGAGCCACCCTTTGCAAGTCCGTTAGCCCTGAGCATCTCCACATTTTTAAGAAAACCAAAGGTCCGGGCAGGGGCTATATCCCTGATAAATACCTCTTCATCGAGGTCAAGACTCAGGTTCTGAGTGCCGAATGAGTGGTGTTTGAAATGGATACTGTAAGTCAGTCGCCTTCCGTTGTATGGAATCGCCGTGACTTCTGTATGGCCGTCATTGAGCGTAATTGGCTTTGTGATACGGATGAAGGAGCGCTTCCCGTCCTGCTTTGAGATTCCGGCCCCCAGAATTACATTGACGAGTTCAGTAGAGCTTCCATCAAGAATGGGAATTTCCGGGCCGTTGACCTCAATGATAATGTTATCAATGCCTATACCCGAGAGCGTTGAAAGCAGGTGTTCAATGGTCTTTATCCGTGTACCGTTATATCCTATAGTGGTTGCAAAGGCCGTGTCCACGACTGAACCGATGTGGGCCTTTATGATGGTCCTGCGGTCGGTTCTTATAAATACGATTCCCGCGTCACGCGGAGCCGGTTTGAGAGTGATCTTTGTAACACGTCCTGTGTGAAGTCCTATCCCCTCAAATGTTGCTCTCTTTTTTATCGTTCTCTGTAGTCGCATAATCTTAAGAATTTAAATTAAAGCAAGAATGGTGCCAGAAAAAATGCTTTGACAGGCAACAAAGTCTTGTGACAATATTTGCAGAGTGGCTACATAAATGTGGTATTTTCTACACAGTAATGCCTGCTGACCGGATACCTATGTTACCTCACCGCCAACTACTATTTCCGGAATCCTTACTGTAGGCATTGCATCAGAGACAGGGACTCCCTGTGCATCCTTACCGCAGGTTCCGATGGCAAACCCGAGGTCGGATGCGACCATATCCATGGATTTAAGTATCTGCGGTCCATTACCTGTCAGGGTAGCTCCCCTTACAGGTTCTCCGACGAGTCCGTCCTTTATGATGTATCCCTCCTGAACCTCGAAAACAAAATCCCCGGTGACGGTGTTTACCTGACCTCCCCCCATCTTCTTAACAAGGAGCCCCTGCTGCACAGACCTGATAATCTCCTCCGGAGAGTCAGTGCCGGGTGCAATAAATGTATTGCTCATGCGGGGTATCGGCCTGTGCTGGTAAGACTCCCGCCTGCCGTTACCTGTTGTTGATCTCTTTCCCTCTTTCAGGGCATTCAGCCTGTCATACATGTAAGCCACAAGCACTCCCCTGTCCACAAGTACCGTTCTCTGTGAGGGGGTTGCCTCGTCATCGAATCTGAAAGACCCTCTCCTGTTGGGGAGGGTTGCATCGTCAATAACGGTTATCAGGCTGGATGCCACATTTTGGCCCAGTTTTTCTGAATAAACAGAGAGACCCTGCCCGGCAAGGTCTGCCTCAAGGCCATGTCCTATAGCCTCATGAATCATTGTGCCGCCCGCTTCAGAGGCTATAACCACGGGCATACGGCCGGCAGGTGCCCTCCTGGCCTTCAGCATCATAACAGCCCTGCCGGCTGCCTTTTCAGAGATGACATTCAGCGGATGCTCATCAAAGAGCTCAAATCCTGTATGTCCGCCCACCGGCTCATAACCCGTCTGGATTGTACCGTCTTCAGCAGCAATTACCTGGACAAGGGCAAGCGTATGCACCCTCCTGTCATCTGCCATGACCCCGTCGGATGTTGCTATCCTGACGGTCTGAGCCGATTCCCTGTAAACCACAAGTACCTGCTTGATGCTCTGATTGTAGGCCCTAGCTGTCCGGTCGGCGTCTTTCAGCATGTTTATCTTTTTCCGGGATTCTACCTCCTCGGGCGGTATTTTTATAACAAAGTCAACCTTCGGGTTGATGCTTCTGAGATCAATCGTCTTTTGCAGGGCAGGGCCTTTTGATGCCTTGCTTACTGTTTCCGCCAGTTCAAGTATTGCCCCTTGACTGAATTCGTTTGTATATCCGTAAGCGGATTTTCCCTGGAATATAACCCTTATTCCAACCCCTGCATCTGTCCCTTTCAGGAGTTTCTCGATCTTGCCGTCCTCAAGTTGTACGGATAAGGACCTCTTTGATTCAACAAATATATCGGCGTAATCTCCTCCATGCTTCAGTGCAACTTTAATTGCCTTACTCAATATATCCCGGTCAATCACAAAAAACCTCCTGTCCCAAGTCATGTAATGTTAGCATGTAATGTTACTATTTTATGGTAAACTATTATATCATTTTCTTTACCAGTATCAGTATGAAACCGAAAACACGAGACAGGGAAATATTCCGTGAAGGGGAGGGGCGTCCTTTTTTATGATCGGTTTGATAGGTGGTAGCGGACTGTACGAGATTCCGGGGTTTAAGGTCAATGAGAGGAGGGCTGTTGAGACACCCTATGGTCTTCCTTCCGATGAATTCATGATTGGTGAGTTATCCGGGAGGACCGTGGCCTTTCTGCCGAGACACTCTTTTAAGCATAATATCCCCCCTCACAAGGTGAATTACCGTGCCAATATCCGGGGTTTTAAAGAACTGGGCGCAGAAAGGGTGATAGCCGTCAGTGCAGTGGGCGGCATTAACAGCAGTTTAAGCCCGGGGGATATCGTGCTCCTTAATCAGTTGATTGATTTTACAAAGTCCAGGGTAAATACTTTTTATGATGGTGATGATGTGGTGCATGTGGACTTTACAGAGCCGTATTGTCCGGAGTTGAGGGAGAGCTTTATCCAGGCATCTGAGTCCGGAGGGATAAAGCTCCGGAATGGCGGGACATATATATGTGTGGAGGGGCCGAGGCTTGAGACAGCGGCCGAGATCGCTTTTTTCAGCTCCATGAATGCCGATGTTGTCGGCATGACAGGCATGCCCGAGGCAGTGCTTGCACGTGAGAGTGAATTGTGTTATGTGGCCCTGTGTGTGGTTACGAACCTTGCAGCAGGAATTTCACCTGTGAAGCTTACTACTAAAGAGGTGGTTGAAACAATGAACAGAAGTACTGAAGATGTGAAGACCCTGTTGTCCGGGGCGATCGGATTGGTCCCTCAGCAGAGGGATTGTCCCTGCGGGGAGGCACTTAGAGATGCAGGAATGTGAGGCCGGAGTGGAGAGTATTCTGATAGTTGAGGACAAAAAGTCCATGGCTGATATGCTGAAGGCTTCCCTGAGCTCGGAGGGTTACAAATGTATTATAGCCCTTGACGGAAAGGAAGGTATAAAGCAGCTTCAGCAGAGGACTGTTGGCGTTGTTGTTACCGACCTTAAACTTCCGAAGAAGGATGGTCTGGAGGTGCTTAAGGCCGCCCAGGTTGAAGACCCCACGCTTCCTGTAATAATAATGACCGCATATGGAACCATAGAAGTAGCTGTGGAGGCGATGAAGCAGGGTGCCTATGATTTTATAACAAAGCCTTTTGACATAGATCATCTGCTCGTTATTGTCAGGAGGGCTCTGGAAGTGAGACGGCTTTACAGGGAAAACCTTCTTCTGAAAGAGGAGGTTTCTTCAAGGACAGGCCTGCCCAGGATTATAGGGGTGAGTGACAAGATCAAGGATGTGGTTCAGAAAGTCCAGAGGGTTGCCCCTACAAAGAGCACGGTCCTTTTGCATGGAGAGAGCGGTACAGGCAAGGAGCTCTTTGCAAGGGCGATACATCACCTGAGTATGGGCAAGGACAACCTTTTTGTTCCCATAAACTGTGCAGCCATTCCCCGTGAATTACTTGAAAGTGAGCTTTTTGGACATGAGAAGGGAGCATTTACAGGTGCTGAAGCAAGAAAGCTGGGAAAGTTTGAACTCGCGCACAAGGGTACGATCTTTCTTGACGAGATTGCAGAGCTTGAGATGTCGCTTCAGGCAAAGCTTTTGAGGGTTCTGCAGGACCACGTTATTGAGCGTGTTGGGGGTACAAGACCGATTCAGGTTGAGGTCAGGGTGATTGCAGCAAGTAACAAGGATCTGGCCTCCTGCATTCAGGAGGGTAAGTTCAGGGAGGATCTGTATTACAGGCTGAACGTCTTTCCCATATTTATCCCGCCGCTCAGGGAGAGAAGGGACGATATACCGATGCTTGCGGAGTTCTTTGTTAATAAATATGCCGCTGAGATGAAGATAAAACCGAAAGCAATATCACGTGAGACCATGAAGCTGCTCATGGAGTATAACTGGAAGGGAAATGTGAGGGAGATTGAAAACACAATCGAACGGGCAATGATCCTTGCAGATGGGGATACCATCCTGCCGGAGCATATCTCACTGATGGCGTTGAAAGTCAATTCTTCCATTGAGGGACTTCCGATGGATGGCCCCCTTGAGGAGACGACAAAGGCTGCCCTGAAACTTGCAGAGACGCTGAGGATCAGAAAGGCACTTGAGAGCACAAGGTGGAACAAGACACGGGCTGCGGAGTTACTGAAGATAAGCTATAAAACACTTCTTACAAAGATCAAGGAATATCAGATCGAGTAGCTGGAATCCGGTGATGAAAAAAGTGAAATCATTGACACCAAAGGCTTCAGCTCGTTATTATAAAAGATAAACAGCAGTACAGAATCCTACAGTGCCACAGACCTTTCCAGGTATAGGATTACCAACAGGGCGTATAGTTGTGGATAGCAGAACCACTATATATTCGGGGGCAGTATGTCAGGACACTCCAAATGGTCTCAAATAAAACACAAAAAAGCCGTAGTTGACGTCAAGAGGGGCAAGCTCTTCTCAAAGCTTGCCAAGGAGATAGCTGTTGCTGCCAGGCTTGGGGGTGAGGATCCAGCAATGAATCCGAGGTTGAGAACGGCAATCGAGAAGGCAAAAGAGGCAAACATGCCTCACGATAATATAAAAAGGGCCATACAGAAGGGCACGGGTGAGTTGCCGGGTGCCTCATATGAGGAGGCCATCTATGAAGGATATGGCCCCGGCGGGGTGGCCCTGCTTATCGAGGTGCTTACGGACAACAAGAACCGTACAGTGGCAGAGATAAGACACCTGCTCGGCAAGCATGGCGGTAGTCTCGGTGAGGCAGGATGTGTCTCCTGGATGTTTGAAAAAAAGGGGTATATCCTTGTTGAGAAGTCGTCCACTGACGAGGATACGCTAATGAGTATTGTCATTGATGCGGGTGCAGAGGATATGAAGAATGATCCCAGTGAAGCTCACTACGAGATAATTACAGCCCCGGAAGACCTTAAAAAGGTTAAGGATGTGCTTCTGGAACGGGGTATCCCCGTATCCGTGGCGGAGATAACCATGCTTCCAAAGTCCTGTGTCTCCCTGGATAGTAGTACGGCAGAGAAGATGATCAGGCTCATGGAGATACTTGAAGACCTTGATGATGTACAGAATGTCTATGCAAACTTTGACATCCCTGATGAAGTGATGGCCAAGGCTGAAAAATAACAGCCAGGGCTGAAAAAGTATACAGACGAAAAACTATACAGATAATGACAAGAACATCGGATGATGATCTATAAGATTTATATATGAGTTACTCTACATCAGAGACAGATTCTTCCTTGCGTCTGCCGTGGAGAGCCATTTTATCGAGGCAGGGTCTCCTGCTCATTTTGATAGTATCCGTAGTATTAACCCTGGTTACCGGCACTTACGCCCTTACCCCTGAGGAGGCGATCAACATAAGGGTTTACAAAGAGGTAAGCCCTTCGGTTGTCAATATCACCACCACTACCCTGATAAGGGATTTTTTTTCAGTATATCCCCGTAAGGGCGCCGGCTCCGGCTCCATAATCGACCCAGCAGGTTACGTGCTTACCAACTATCACGTGATAGAGGGTGCTTCAGAGATAACGGTTACCCTGAGTAACGGAAACAAGTACAAGGCAACGTTTGTCGGGGCTGACCCGGAAAACGATATAGCCATTATCCGGATACCCCGTGTGAAGGGCTTGATTCCCCTGAAGCTTGGTGATTCGGAGAGACTTCAGGTTGGTCAGAAGGTCTATGCCATAGGCAATCCCTTTGGGCTTACCTCTACCCTTACCACAGGGATTATCAGTGCCCTGGGGCGGCCTTTGACAACAGAGTCCGGCAGGGTGATAGAGAATGTTATTCAGACTGATGCACCAATAAATCCGGGAAACTCGGGCGGCCCCCTGATAAACACATCAGGAGAGGTCGTTGCTATAAATACCGCCATCTTCAGCCCGTCGGGAGGCAATGTCGGGATCGGGTTTGCCATACCGGTAAATACGGCAAAGGGCCTGATACCCGATCTGATCAAGTACGGCCGGGTGAAGAGGCCCTGGCTTGGAATAACAGGCGTGCCGCTCTGGAAGGAACTGTCCGCTGCATTGAGGCTCCCTGTTGATACAGGTATACTCGTTTCCGAGGTGGACCCGAAAGGCCCGGCTGCAAGGGCCGGTATCAGGGGTGGCAACAGACCCGTTGAGATCAGCGGAATAATTTTTTATCTCGGGGGAGACATAATAATTGATATTGACGGGACCAGGGTGACCTCAATGGATGATTTGAAGAAGGCCATGATGGGCAGGAGAGAGGGACAGGTGGTGCCTGTAAAGGTTGTCAGGGGCAAAGGGGTGCTGACACTTAAAGTAAGAGTGAGGTTGAAATCATGAAGAAGGCACTTGCCTGTGTGGTGCTTGCTGCCGGACAGGGGACGAGAATGAGATCAACCATCCCAAAGGTGCTGCACAGGCTTAACGGTATCCCGATGATTCATTATGTCCTGCGTGCAGTGTCAGGGCTTGGGCCTGAGAGGGTTATTGTTGTTGCGGGAAGGCATAATGAGAAGGTTTTAAAGGGAGCGCTGAAATCAGGGGACGTTCGGTTTGCCCTGCAGAAGACGCCGCTTGGCACAGCCCATGCCCTCATGAGTGCGGTAAGGGCGCTCAGGGGTTTTCAGGGAGACATCCTTGTTCTCAATGGTGATACACCGCTCGTCAGTACCATAACCGTCAGGAAGTTCATAACAAAACACAGACGTGCGAGGAAGAGTCTCAGCCTGCTCTCCTTTATTGCAGAGGACCCGACCGGGTATGGAAGGGTTTTAAGGGACAGATCCGGCACTCCCCTCGGGATAAGGGAGGAAAAGGATGCCACTGAAGATGAGAGGGCAATAAACGAGGTAAACAGCGGCATCTATCTCTTTAAGCCCCAAACCCTGACCCTGCTGAAGAAGATAGGACTTAACAGCAAAAAGGGTGAATATTATCTTACGGATATCCTGGAGATTGCCTGTCAGAAGGGGTTGTCATGCGGAGTTTACTGCTCCGGTGACGAGAGGGAGTTTATGGGTATCAATACCACGGAGGAGCTGCTGAGGGCCCAGAGGATATTGCGGGAGAAGACAGTCAGGTACTGGCTTGAGAGGGATGTGAGTTTTATGGATGAGACAGCGGTTTATATTCATCCGGATGTGGTTATAGGTGAAGGCACACATATCTACCCCAATGTTTATCTTGAGGGAAAGACGAGTATCGGCAGCGGATGCGTCATCTATCCGGATGTAAGAATAACGGACAGCACCGTAGGTGACGGGGTCACCATAAAGGATTCGTCGGTTATTGAATCAGCCGAAATACAGGGCAATACAATTATAGGTCCCTTTGCCAGGCTGAGGCCCGGAACAAGGATTATGAAGGATGCGAGGATCGGTAATTTTGTTGAGGTGAAGGCATCAACCATAGGTGAGGGTGCAAAGGCGCAGCATCTCACATATATCGGAGATGCAGATGTGGGAAAGAAGGTAAATATAGGGGCGGGCACAATCACATGTAATTATGACGGGGTGAAAAAACACAGGACGGTTATAGAGGACAATGTCTTTATAGGGAGTGATACGCAGCTTGTTGCACCTGTGAGGGTGGAAAAGGGGGCCTATGTGGGTGCCGGGTCAACCATAACAAGGGATGTTCCCCCAGGTGCCCTTGCCATCAGCAGGTCTCCGGAGAGGTGTATAAAAGGCTGGGCGAAGAAAAGGAAGAAGAAAAAATAACGAGCTATGTGTGGAATAATAGGATATATAGGCAAAGAGGATGCAGTTGACCTTGTGGTTGAAGGGTTGAGACACCTTGAATACAGGGGCTATGATTCAGCAGGTGTTGCCTTCCCCTCGGACAAAGGGTTGGAGGTCCGGAGGTGCAAGGGGAAGATAAAGGACCTGGAGGCTATTGTCTACAGGGATAAGCCTGCAGCGAATGTGGCCATAGGACATACGAGGTGGGCAACCCATGGTGTGCCGTCTGAATATAATGCACATCCCCACAGTTCAGACAATATAGTGCTTGTGCATAACGGGATTATAGAAAACTATCTTGATCTCAAAAAGGATCTGACC
This sequence is a window from Nitrospirota bacterium. Protein-coding genes within it:
- the tnpB gene encoding IS66 family insertion sequence element accessory protein TnpB (TnpB, as the term is used for proteins encoded by IS66 family insertion elements, is considered an accessory protein, since TnpC, encoded by a neighboring gene, is a DDE family transposase.) translates to MHGDKLRVYIAIGNTDMRKAINGLSILVESQMELNPLSGHMFVFSNKRRNMIKILYWDQNGFCLWQKRLEKDRFIWPESRQDVMEVEQRELMWLLEGLDVSNMKGHGRLSYRGVI
- a CDS encoding Fic family protein gives rise to the protein MRQFPKYDTSGLVEAHYEPGSRCRVLRNKLGIKLRREMDRAEIDALAHALKKLAGMFGPEHRFTANDVCSIHGVWLGDIYEWAGKYRQVNISKGEFLFAGAAQIPKLMKDFERGVLKEFTPCNFKTLEEVARAIATVHVELVLIHPFREGNGRAARLLADLMAMQANYYPLDYTGISKGKQRKAYFRAVQEGMNRNYRPMIEIFDRVVSRTLKEAQQ
- a CDS encoding winged helix-turn-helix domain-containing protein; the encoded protein is MLQRLFSSTVRADILALLLNNPNEKFYVREIANILRKNPSGVKRELDNLEKMGILVSERVANLRYFQANTNSPFFPELRNLITKSLGLPGALKSVLRASGVKAAFITGPYAEGLATDSIDLFVIGGGASLKESFENIEKEFKVTINIRQVSEADFRKMKKQMTGEMKKITKGKKMILFGRI
- the lpxC gene encoding UDP-3-O-acyl-N-acetylglucosamine deacetylase, whose translation is MRLQRTIKKRATFEGIGLHTGRVTKITLKPAPRDAGIVFIRTDRRTIIKAHIGSVVDTAFATTIGYNGTRIKTIEHLLSTLSGIGIDNIIIEVNGPEIPILDGSSTELVNVILGAGISKQDGKRSFIRITKPITLNDGHTEVTAIPYNGRRLTYSIHFKHHSFGTQNLSLDLDEEVFIRDIAPARTFGFLKNVEMLRANGLAKGGSFDNAIVIGDHGILNETGLRFDDEFVRHKILDLIGDLSLIGYPIHGHIIADRAGHSSHVRFLRKLLSSVDSWELVSHETELSQCYAAVYN
- a CDS encoding TldD/PmbA family protein, which produces MIDRDILSKAIKVALKHGGDYADIFVESKRSLSVQLEDGKIEKLLKGTDAGVGIRVIFQGKSAYGYTNEFSQGAILELAETVSKASKGPALQKTIDLRSINPKVDFVIKIPPEEVESRKKINMLKDADRTARAYNQSIKQVLVVYRESAQTVRIATSDGVMADDRRVHTLALVQVIAAEDGTIQTGYEPVGGHTGFELFDEHPLNVISEKAAGRAVMMLKARRAPAGRMPVVIASEAGGTMIHEAIGHGLEADLAGQGLSVYSEKLGQNVASSLITVIDDATLPNRRGSFRFDDEATPSQRTVLVDRGVLVAYMYDRLNALKEGKRSTTGNGRRESYQHRPIPRMSNTFIAPGTDSPEEIIRSVQQGLLVKKMGGGQVNTVTGDFVFEVQEGYIIKDGLVGEPVRGATLTGNGPQILKSMDMVASDLGFAIGTCGKDAQGVPVSDAMPTVRIPEIVVGGEVT
- the mtnP gene encoding S-methyl-5'-thioadenosine phosphorylase, which codes for MIGLIGGSGLYEIPGFKVNERRAVETPYGLPSDEFMIGELSGRTVAFLPRHSFKHNIPPHKVNYRANIRGFKELGAERVIAVSAVGGINSSLSPGDIVLLNQLIDFTKSRVNTFYDGDDVVHVDFTEPYCPELRESFIQASESGGIKLRNGGTYICVEGPRLETAAEIAFFSSMNADVVGMTGMPEAVLARESELCYVALCVVTNLAAGISPVKLTTKEVVETMNRSTEDVKTLLSGAIGLVPQQRDCPCGEALRDAGM